The Pseudodesulfovibrio sp. zrk46 genome contains a region encoding:
- a CDS encoding ATP-binding protein has protein sequence MSSFTRERIFYEIAMSIGNSLDLEVMLKQGLSTYLRKINGLAGAVLQSRKDESGRTSFDVVYAIPRRMRRNSAVQHGLDRIPSGLDEAELKAFLAELPKQDGAGEYKRYLMDLPGFGLLLLIKSAPGLSLPELKSLAPLNAKLASACSYCVSNTRLQQEIKERKAAEENYHSIYKNAVCGIFRNTLDGRPLTANPAMAQLLGYDSLEQMSVELTNVEKHFYVNLEDRKRYLARLKKYGKVSGFEVEFYRRDGSRAWASLSARLAKDEETGNLFVEGMAEDITLRRQALDTLREAKREAERLSQLKSNFISMVSHELRTPLTSILGFTRIADKRIREVVGHANACPPDVLPRLERLMDNNEIVIAEGKRLAELINNVLDLSKLESGWFEWSMGEVPMTEMLRHSIKATGVLFSDKGLPLHQDVPDDLPVVTGDRDRLIQVVINLLSNAVKFTPEGSVSIVASVENGKVLVKVFDTGMGVPKEEENIIFDKFRQLGNVLTDKPKGTGLGLPISLEIIQHHGGELWYEPNEGGGSVFCFTIPVERPSSGVCL, from the coding sequence GTGAGCTCATTCACTCGTGAGCGCATATTCTATGAGATAGCCATGTCCATCGGCAACAGCCTGGACCTGGAAGTTATGCTCAAGCAAGGTCTCTCCACTTATCTGCGCAAGATAAATGGGTTGGCTGGAGCTGTTCTCCAGAGTCGGAAGGATGAGTCCGGGCGTACCTCTTTCGATGTGGTTTATGCCATCCCCCGGCGTATGCGTCGCAATAGCGCGGTGCAGCATGGGCTTGATCGAATTCCGTCGGGACTCGACGAAGCAGAGCTGAAGGCCTTTTTGGCGGAGCTGCCCAAGCAGGACGGTGCCGGAGAATACAAGCGCTATCTCATGGACTTACCTGGGTTCGGCCTGCTTCTTTTAATCAAGAGTGCGCCGGGGCTCTCCCTGCCGGAGCTCAAGTCTCTGGCTCCGCTCAATGCCAAGCTCGCATCTGCTTGCTCCTACTGCGTGTCCAACACCCGGTTACAGCAGGAGATCAAGGAGCGAAAGGCTGCCGAAGAAAATTATCATTCCATCTACAAGAATGCTGTATGTGGCATTTTTCGAAATACCTTGGATGGAAGACCGCTTACGGCGAATCCGGCCATGGCCCAGCTGCTCGGCTATGATTCTTTGGAGCAGATGAGCGTTGAATTAACCAATGTCGAGAAGCACTTCTACGTTAATCTGGAAGATCGTAAGCGCTACCTTGCGCGCTTGAAGAAGTATGGCAAGGTCTCCGGGTTTGAAGTTGAATTTTATCGCAGGGACGGTTCCAGGGCATGGGCCTCTCTCTCTGCTCGCCTGGCCAAAGATGAGGAAACCGGGAACTTGTTTGTGGAGGGTATGGCCGAGGACATTACGTTGCGCCGTCAGGCCCTTGATACTTTGCGTGAGGCCAAGCGCGAGGCCGAACGACTGAGCCAGCTCAAATCAAATTTCATATCCATGGTTTCTCATGAATTACGAACCCCGCTGACTTCCATACTCGGGTTTACCCGGATTGCCGACAAGCGTATACGCGAGGTTGTCGGACACGCCAACGCCTGTCCTCCTGATGTCTTGCCTCGGTTGGAGCGGCTCATGGACAACAACGAGATCGTCATTGCCGAAGGGAAGCGACTGGCCGAGTTGATCAACAACGTGTTGGATTTGTCCAAACTCGAATCCGGCTGGTTCGAGTGGAGCATGGGGGAGGTCCCCATGACGGAGATGCTGCGGCACTCCATCAAGGCTACCGGGGTGCTGTTCTCCGACAAAGGGCTGCCCCTGCATCAGGATGTACCGGATGATCTGCCCGTGGTGACAGGTGACCGGGATCGACTCATTCAGGTCGTCATCAACCTGCTCTCCAATGCGGTCAAGTTTACGCCGGAAGGGAGCGTCAGCATCGTCGCATCCGTTGAAAACGGTAAGGTGCTGGTGAAGGTGTTTGACACCGGAATGGGCGTGCCCAAAGAGGAAGAGAACATCATTTTCGACAAGTTCCGTCAGCTCGGCAACGTGCTGACCGACAAGCCAAAGGGCACAGGCCTCGGACTTCCCATCAGTCTGGAGATCATCCAGCATCATGGTGGCGAACTCTGGTATGAGCCCAATGAAGGTGGCGGCAGCGTGTTCTGCTTTACGATTCCTGTGGAGCGGCCTAGCTCTGGCGTTTGTCTATAG
- a CDS encoding FIST N-terminal domain-containing protein has translation MKIFEDRLGSVESLRETVAQALEWEGTQSLFMLVCDGNGYTPELIDPLLNELDVPVFGGVFPMVTRGTEQLSKGNLVVALSERAVVYRVPGTDDPEADFEEMLDELVGDEDEFGTLMVFTDGLSCGNTRFVDALYNIFGLEVNYVGGGAGALSLKRVPCVISNEGLQLDTAVCAGFRMRSGVGVCHGWTTIDGPFQVTESEGNTIKSLDWRPAFEVYREVVEAHSNTQFISVPFFDIAKAYPFGIAKMGAERIVRDPVTLDGDRNIICVVDVPQGVSVDIMHGDDDSLIQAAHGALKKAQANFPDDASPNLALVMDCLSRVLFLDEKFGDELKTMVPENIECVGACSLGEIANSGKDYLELYNKTAVAALLEDA, from the coding sequence ATGAAGATATTCGAGGACAGACTAGGGAGCGTGGAAAGCCTGCGGGAAACCGTGGCTCAGGCGCTGGAGTGGGAAGGCACTCAGAGTTTGTTCATGCTGGTCTGTGATGGAAACGGATACACACCCGAACTGATTGATCCGCTGTTGAACGAACTGGATGTTCCGGTCTTTGGCGGTGTCTTTCCTATGGTCACTCGCGGGACCGAGCAGTTGAGCAAGGGCAACCTGGTGGTTGCGCTGAGCGAGCGGGCTGTGGTGTATCGTGTGCCCGGGACGGATGATCCGGAAGCTGACTTTGAAGAAATGCTGGACGAGTTGGTCGGGGATGAAGACGAGTTCGGCACCCTTATGGTCTTCACCGATGGTTTGTCATGTGGCAATACGCGTTTCGTCGACGCTCTCTACAATATTTTTGGCCTTGAAGTGAACTACGTGGGAGGTGGTGCCGGCGCCCTCTCTTTGAAGCGTGTTCCCTGTGTCATCTCCAATGAAGGTCTACAGTTGGACACGGCCGTATGCGCAGGTTTTCGCATGCGCAGCGGCGTGGGTGTCTGTCATGGTTGGACCACCATAGATGGCCCCTTTCAGGTCACCGAATCCGAAGGGAACACGATCAAGTCGCTGGACTGGCGTCCTGCCTTTGAAGTGTACCGTGAAGTGGTGGAAGCCCACTCCAACACCCAGTTCATTTCCGTTCCCTTTTTCGACATTGCCAAGGCATACCCTTTCGGCATCGCCAAGATGGGTGCCGAGCGCATTGTCCGTGACCCCGTCACTCTTGATGGTGATCGCAACATCATCTGCGTTGTGGATGTCCCACAGGGCGTATCCGTAGATATCATGCATGGTGATGACGATAGCCTGATTCAGGCCGCCCACGGTGCATTGAAAAAGGCTCAAGCCAATTTCCCCGATGACGCCTCTCCCAATCTGGCCTTGGTCATGGACTGTCTGTCTCGCGTGCTCTTTTTGGACGAAAAGTTCGGTGACGAGTTGAAGACCATGGTGCCTGAAAATATTGAATGCGTGGGCGCTTGCTCTCTGGGCGAGATTGCCAACAGTGGTAAGGATTATCTGGAATTGTACAACAAGACCGCCGTGGCCGCCCTGTTGGAGGACGCGTGA
- a CDS encoding DUF748 domain-containing protein, with protein MLTFLDKIPFGTPKLRRIGFWVLTSFIAYVLIGFFVLPPVLKSVIIDQAHKALNRETSVEEVYFNPLTLHIEVAGVKIEKLDGDGNLASLGSFTARPGIATIWKFAPVISYLHLRDLAVDVTFYGDGRYSISDLFGKPDPNKKKEKDIPAEEDIVFPFSLYGFEMTNATIVFDDRPHAKKHVISNLNLLVPFTSSFLDLRKEFTQPKFTAVVNGDPVELTGRTLPFDHSLRTEFQLGAVDVNLDQYWRYVPINSPLQLKQGRFTSDISLFFERPDAQRVQLFLGGGGKLTNLALDDPNNGTVFSLKELSFEMEKFSLGDKELVFKDVTLNTPYFKLIRNKNNSINWAGYFPETPDPERDSLPPSPQEEAAKDNAPFKVTLNEISIEKGELDWNDRAVPGGFQRTFKNFNFTGNAITTDGDTPSRIAASIGEKENLSLNGTVTLIPLKGQARLKLKDLALPTFHTYLAQGLPMTVNSGIVGCDAELHFQAVNGDFDLAVNNSTATVNNLALSKPDAKEPSFGLTELALSGAKFDLKAKDVLVDEIRINDPMLKLVKEKRGDIDLVKLFQKDKDVVAEEKVAEAEVPKWTATVNRVRMTGGAASYKDFSLNNPATLSINTLKVDVDNVSTRQGATMTYDVSTHWGGKGTLSVAGKLTADPLSTDGRLQMRGMGLRPLDGHLGEFTQLLFASGTASTDLKYKFTGGDTPKFAIQGNASLNKVQLKDNRGKGEFAGIDALTLANLRFSNEPYRLGVADIHLEGPRVVVDFDEKGNLNLRRAFGIPEPPPVSDKDKKDESQKGKAKKSTKKEEAKATESTEEAAPEPSFFDTIDIGTVTMDKGHVIYRDASVEPTYFTTISDMKLGLVDIAQTKEARPKLNFSAKIGPTPMSVTGVVNPVITPMYSDLTIAVNGMELVPLSPYTIKNLAYPIEKGRLYADVNFKTENWILTADNKFFIEQLVLGPKDKRPGAPNVPVKFGLALLQDSNGDIELNLPIRGKLNDPDFRIGGIVFKAIASLFVKALASPFSLIGSIFGGGGQDMDFVVFQPGRHQLDQAGLKKIDTTIKAMLERQKLKLEVDGVIDPDADKRGLVSVIFENKLKQQKYNSLTRKERAATTVDAVTVPPEEYEEFLFEAYKEEPDPEGIKPTTLFMTDRQPVEVMEKFILDRIVVTDDDLNELARLRAAAVKNHMITKAPALTERVYLLDRRKDKKGKTGVPMHRADLGIK; from the coding sequence ATGCTGACATTCCTTGATAAAATTCCCTTCGGCACACCAAAGCTCCGACGTATCGGCTTCTGGGTACTCACCTCATTCATTGCATACGTCCTCATCGGCTTCTTCGTCCTCCCGCCTGTACTCAAATCCGTGATCATCGATCAGGCACACAAGGCGCTCAACCGCGAGACCTCGGTGGAGGAGGTCTACTTCAATCCCCTGACCCTGCATATCGAGGTAGCCGGGGTCAAAATCGAAAAACTCGATGGCGACGGGAATCTCGCATCGCTCGGTTCCTTCACGGCCCGCCCCGGTATCGCCACCATCTGGAAATTCGCGCCGGTCATCTCCTACCTCCATCTGCGCGACCTGGCTGTGGACGTCACGTTCTACGGCGACGGCAGATATTCCATCTCCGATCTGTTCGGCAAACCTGACCCGAACAAGAAAAAGGAAAAAGACATTCCGGCCGAGGAGGACATTGTCTTCCCATTCTCCCTCTATGGTTTCGAGATGACCAACGCCACCATCGTCTTTGATGATCGCCCCCACGCCAAGAAGCACGTCATCTCTAACCTCAACCTGCTGGTGCCCTTCACCTCCAGTTTTCTTGACCTGCGCAAGGAATTCACCCAGCCCAAATTTACGGCCGTGGTCAACGGCGACCCCGTGGAACTGACTGGCCGCACTCTGCCCTTTGACCACTCCCTGCGTACCGAGTTCCAACTGGGCGCAGTCGACGTGAACCTCGATCAATACTGGCGCTACGTACCCATCAATTCTCCACTGCAATTAAAACAGGGAAGGTTCACTTCGGACATCTCCCTCTTTTTCGAACGGCCCGACGCCCAGCGCGTCCAGCTCTTCCTTGGTGGCGGCGGCAAGCTTACCAATCTGGCGCTCGACGACCCGAACAACGGCACAGTGTTCTCTCTCAAGGAGCTCTCCTTTGAGATGGAGAAATTCTCCCTTGGCGACAAGGAGCTGGTGTTCAAGGACGTGACCCTGAATACGCCGTACTTCAAACTGATCCGCAACAAGAACAACAGCATCAACTGGGCCGGATACTTCCCGGAAACGCCCGATCCTGAACGAGACAGCCTTCCGCCTTCCCCACAGGAAGAGGCAGCCAAGGACAATGCGCCGTTCAAGGTCACACTGAACGAGATTTCCATAGAGAAAGGCGAACTGGACTGGAACGACCGGGCTGTTCCCGGCGGCTTCCAGCGGACGTTCAAAAACTTCAATTTCACTGGCAATGCCATCACCACCGATGGCGACACGCCCAGCCGAATCGCGGCGTCCATAGGTGAAAAGGAAAACCTGTCTCTGAACGGCACCGTCACCCTTATCCCCTTGAAGGGGCAAGCCCGGCTGAAACTGAAAGATCTTGCGCTTCCCACTTTCCACACCTACCTCGCACAGGGCCTCCCCATGACGGTGAATTCCGGCATAGTGGGCTGTGATGCAGAACTCCATTTCCAAGCTGTCAACGGAGACTTTGATCTGGCCGTGAACAATTCCACTGCGACCGTCAACAACCTTGCGCTGTCCAAGCCAGACGCCAAGGAACCCAGCTTCGGGCTGACCGAACTGGCCCTTTCCGGCGCCAAGTTCGACCTCAAGGCCAAGGACGTTCTGGTGGATGAAATCCGCATCAACGATCCCATGCTCAAGCTGGTGAAAGAGAAGCGCGGCGACATTGATCTGGTGAAACTGTTCCAGAAGGACAAGGACGTCGTCGCCGAGGAAAAGGTCGCCGAAGCCGAAGTTCCCAAGTGGACCGCCACGGTCAACCGGGTACGCATGACAGGCGGTGCGGCCTCCTACAAGGATTTCTCCCTCAATAATCCGGCCACATTGTCCATCAACACTCTCAAGGTGGATGTGGACAACGTGAGCACCCGACAAGGCGCGACCATGACATATGACGTATCCACCCACTGGGGCGGCAAGGGGACGCTGTCCGTAGCTGGCAAGCTGACGGCCGACCCGCTCTCCACCGACGGCCGACTCCAAATGCGCGGCATGGGCCTGCGGCCACTGGACGGTCATCTTGGCGAGTTCACGCAACTCCTCTTTGCCAGCGGTACGGCGAGCACGGATCTCAAGTACAAATTCACAGGCGGCGACACCCCAAAATTCGCCATTCAGGGCAATGCCTCTCTCAACAAGGTCCAACTCAAGGACAACCGGGGCAAAGGCGAGTTTGCCGGTATTGATGCCCTTACTTTGGCCAATCTCCGGTTCTCCAACGAGCCGTATCGACTGGGTGTGGCAGATATTCACTTGGAAGGACCGCGCGTGGTCGTGGACTTCGATGAAAAGGGCAACCTCAATCTGCGCCGGGCCTTTGGCATTCCGGAACCACCTCCTGTCTCCGACAAGGACAAGAAAGACGAATCCCAAAAGGGAAAAGCTAAAAAATCTACTAAGAAAGAAGAAGCCAAGGCAACTGAATCCACTGAAGAAGCTGCTCCTGAGCCGTCGTTCTTCGACACCATCGACATCGGCACCGTGACCATGGACAAGGGACACGTCATCTACCGCGACGCCTCGGTGGAACCGACCTATTTCACCACCATCAGCGACATGAAGCTGGGGCTGGTAGACATCGCCCAGACCAAGGAGGCGCGGCCCAAGCTGAATTTCAGCGCCAAGATCGGCCCCACTCCCATGTCAGTCACGGGTGTGGTCAATCCCGTTATCACGCCCATGTACTCTGACCTCACCATCGCCGTGAACGGCATGGAGCTGGTCCCGCTGAGTCCTTACACCATCAAGAATCTGGCCTACCCCATTGAAAAGGGAAGACTCTACGCAGACGTCAACTTCAAGACAGAAAACTGGATTCTCACGGCGGACAACAAATTCTTCATCGAACAATTGGTCCTCGGCCCCAAGGACAAACGACCGGGCGCACCCAACGTGCCCGTCAAGTTCGGCCTTGCCCTGCTGCAGGACAGCAACGGCGACATAGAGCTGAACCTGCCCATTCGCGGCAAGCTCAACGATCCGGATTTCCGCATCGGCGGCATCGTGTTCAAGGCCATCGCGTCCCTGTTCGTCAAGGCTCTGGCATCTCCCTTCTCCCTGATCGGCTCCATCTTTGGCGGAGGCGGGCAGGACATGGACTTCGTGGTCTTCCAACCGGGCCGCCACCAACTGGACCAGGCAGGCTTGAAGAAGATCGACACCACCATCAAGGCCATGCTCGAGCGTCAAAAGCTCAAGCTGGAAGTGGATGGCGTCATCGACCCGGATGCCGACAAGCGCGGGCTGGTCAGCGTCATCTTCGAGAACAAGCTCAAGCAGCAGAAATACAACTCCCTGACGCGCAAGGAACGGGCGGCCACCACGGTCGACGCCGTCACCGTGCCGCCCGAAGAATATGAAGAATTCCTGTTCGAGGCATACAAGGAAGAGCCTGACCCGGAAGGCATCAAGCCTACGACCCTGTTCATGACCGACCGCCAGCCGGTTGAGGTCATGGAGAAGTTCATCCTCGACCGCATCGTGGTCACGGATGATGACCTGAACGAGCTGGCGCGTCTGCGTGCAGCCGCAGTGAAGAACCACATGATTACAAAGGCTCCAGCCCTGACTGAGCGCGTCTACCTGCTGGACCGCAGAAAGGACAAGAAAGGCAAGACAGGCGTTCCCATGCACCGGGCCGACCTGGGTATCAAATAG
- a CDS encoding ATP-binding protein encodes MPQMKGNRIMTGAVTTIIALFSCALPAAAHDDLITPNGDLIPYLLMAFVVAAIITLALLYFNRVLKRGIERRTGELKRNQESLRQVIDLMPNMIHVKNREGRFLLINRTMADSLGSTVDELTGSLHSDVHPNAKEMERIREDDMVVFDNGFPQVKMEEPYHFVDGSIHWLQTTRLPYTPADSDEPAVLTLAVDITRRKEDNEALQKSQDELQKLNEELEQRVEERTASLAAAKEELMESLDQLKQTQEELILSEKLAALGGLVAGVAHEINTPLGVGVTAGSFLSDNLKDMAKRFDQGELKKSDLEKFIETGTESSKTLMTNLNRAAELIRSFKQVAADQSSELRRPFNLREYVDEALLSLRPKYKRTGHVIENHCPDIEIDSYPGAFMQIITNLLVNALIHAYDEDDYGHIVMDGTVENDKLVFTFKDDGKGMDNNTMDKAFEPFYTTKREKGGTGLGLHIVFNTVTQTLGGTVRMTSEPGKGTEFTITMPLSEKTV; translated from the coding sequence ATGCCGCAAATGAAGGGAAACAGGATCATGACAGGGGCAGTGACCACCATCATAGCTCTGTTCTCTTGCGCCCTTCCCGCCGCGGCCCATGACGATCTCATTACGCCCAACGGCGACTTGATTCCGTACCTTTTGATGGCCTTTGTCGTGGCCGCCATCATCACTTTGGCCCTGCTCTACTTCAACCGGGTGCTCAAGCGAGGCATTGAACGACGAACCGGGGAGCTCAAGCGGAACCAGGAAAGTCTGCGTCAGGTCATTGATCTGATGCCCAACATGATTCACGTTAAAAATCGCGAGGGACGCTTCCTCCTCATCAACCGCACCATGGCGGACAGCCTCGGTAGTACCGTGGATGAACTGACAGGCTCCCTGCATTCGGACGTCCACCCCAACGCAAAAGAGATGGAGCGCATCCGCGAGGATGACATGGTCGTTTTTGACAACGGTTTTCCGCAGGTAAAAATGGAGGAGCCGTATCACTTCGTTGACGGTTCGATCCACTGGCTGCAAACGACTCGACTCCCGTATACGCCTGCCGACTCTGATGAGCCCGCCGTGCTCACATTGGCCGTAGATATCACCCGCAGAAAGGAAGACAATGAGGCGCTGCAAAAGTCTCAGGACGAATTGCAAAAGCTCAATGAGGAGCTCGAACAACGGGTGGAAGAGCGCACCGCAAGCCTTGCTGCGGCCAAGGAAGAGTTGATGGAATCTCTTGACCAGTTGAAGCAGACACAGGAGGAGCTGATTCTGTCCGAGAAGCTCGCGGCACTGGGTGGTCTGGTTGCGGGCGTGGCCCATGAGATCAACACCCCGCTGGGAGTGGGCGTCACAGCCGGTTCCTTCCTGAGTGACAACCTCAAGGACATGGCAAAGCGCTTCGATCAGGGAGAACTCAAGAAGTCGGACCTGGAGAAGTTCATAGAGACCGGGACCGAGTCGTCCAAGACACTTATGACCAACTTGAACAGGGCTGCCGAACTCATCCGCAGTTTCAAGCAGGTCGCAGCCGACCAGTCTTCGGAACTGCGACGCCCCTTCAACCTCCGCGAATACGTGGACGAGGCTCTGCTCAGCTTGCGGCCAAAATACAAGCGAACAGGCCACGTTATCGAAAACCACTGCCCGGATATCGAGATAGACAGCTATCCCGGTGCCTTCATGCAGATCATCACCAACCTGCTGGTCAACGCACTGATCCACGCATACGATGAAGACGATTATGGCCATATTGTCATGGACGGAACGGTGGAGAATGACAAACTGGTTTTCACCTTCAAGGATGATGGCAAAGGCATGGATAATAATACCATGGACAAGGCCTTTGAGCCCTTCTACACTACTAAAAGAGAAAAAGGCGGAACAGGCCTTGGTTTGCACATCGTGTTCAACACGGTAACGCAGACTCTGGGCGGCACAGTCCGCATGACGTCCGAGCCGGGCAAGGGAACTGAATTTACGATCACTATGCCCCTGTCCGAAAAAACGGTTTGA
- a CDS encoding response regulator: protein MDDELIFADETDESPLQLEAKWKLLVVDDDEFVHKVTSMVLTDYEFEGFGLEILSAYSADEGRELLKQHPDTAVILLDVVMETPQAGLDLADWIRHDQGNKMIRIILRTGQPGEAPEKDVIVRYDINDYKEKSELTSLKLTTTVTTAIRSYRDIRTIEQNRMGLAQIVAASPTMFKTQSLCDFASGVLTQLASTLTIDQSSVYARMSGLAAAEQEGELTVIASTGKYKNMQGASVESLADVKARKDIAAALKQKKSFFSGESFVGYFRTGSGSENVIYMTTPRKLGDNDRTLIEIFSANIAVAFDNIDLNSVITETQRELLFTLGEVVETRSSETANHVRRVAEYSYLLGLKAGMSEEDAECLKLASPMHDVGKIGIPDSVLLKPGKLDADEFDIIKRHTLIGYEILRGSNRPIMQMAATVALQHHERWDGTGYPHGLKGEEIHLAGRITMIADVFDALATTRVYKDAWLLSDILNYLEDYKGTQFDPNLVDIFVNNLDEFLAIKQQLPDDD from the coding sequence ATGGATGATGAACTGATTTTCGCCGATGAGACTGACGAGAGCCCACTTCAACTGGAAGCCAAGTGGAAGCTGCTGGTGGTGGACGATGACGAATTCGTCCACAAGGTCACTTCCATGGTGCTCACGGACTACGAGTTCGAGGGCTTCGGCCTTGAGATACTCAGCGCCTACTCAGCCGATGAAGGCCGCGAACTCCTGAAGCAACACCCAGACACCGCAGTCATCCTGCTGGACGTTGTCATGGAGACCCCGCAGGCAGGCCTTGATCTGGCAGACTGGATTCGCCACGACCAGGGCAACAAGATGATCCGCATCATCCTGCGCACCGGTCAGCCGGGCGAAGCCCCGGAAAAGGATGTCATCGTTCGCTACGACATCAACGACTACAAGGAAAAGTCGGAGCTGACCTCCCTCAAGCTGACCACCACCGTAACCACGGCCATCCGCTCCTACCGCGATATCCGCACCATCGAGCAGAACCGCATGGGGCTGGCCCAGATCGTGGCAGCCTCCCCCACCATGTTCAAGACGCAATCCCTGTGCGATTTCGCCTCGGGCGTCCTGACACAGCTTGCGTCCACACTGACCATTGACCAGTCCAGCGTGTACGCACGCATGTCCGGTCTGGCGGCTGCCGAACAGGAAGGTGAACTCACGGTCATTGCCTCCACAGGCAAGTACAAGAACATGCAGGGCGCCTCCGTGGAATCCCTTGCCGATGTAAAGGCTCGCAAGGATATCGCCGCGGCCCTGAAGCAAAAGAAGAGCTTTTTCAGCGGCGAGTCATTCGTGGGCTACTTCAGAACGGGAAGCGGTTCCGAGAACGTCATCTACATGACCACTCCCAGAAAGCTCGGCGACAACGACCGTACCCTCATTGAAATTTTCTCGGCCAACATTGCTGTGGCCTTTGACAACATCGACCTCAACTCCGTGATCACGGAAACCCAGCGCGAACTTCTCTTCACACTGGGCGAGGTGGTGGAAACCCGCTCGTCAGAGACCGCCAACCACGTCCGCCGTGTGGCTGAGTATTCCTATTTGCTAGGGCTCAAGGCCGGCATGTCCGAAGAAGATGCAGAGTGCCTCAAGCTCGCATCGCCCATGCATGACGTGGGCAAGATCGGCATTCCCGATTCCGTACTGCTCAAGCCCGGAAAACTGGATGCAGACGAATTCGACATCATCAAGCGGCACACCCTCATCGGCTATGAAATCCTGCGGGGTTCCAACAGACCCATTATGCAGATGGCCGCCACTGTCGCCCTGCAGCACCATGAGCGCTGGGATGGCACAGGCTACCCCCATGGCCTCAAGGGAGAAGAGATCCACCTGGCAGGTCGCATCACCATGATCGCCGACGTATTTGACGCACTGGCCACCACCCGCGTCTATAAGGACGCATGGCTACTCAGCGACATTCTCAACTATCTGGAAGACTACAAGGGAACGCAGTTCGATCCGAATCTGGTCGATATTTTTGTGAATAATCTGGATGAATTTCTGGCGATCAAGCAGCAACTGCCCGACGACGACTAG